ATGCCGTGCCGACCGGCGACCTCCCAGGCATCCGCGAGAGCCCGAGCGAGCCGGTACTTCCTCGACAGCGCCGTTTTATAGACATGCTTGGGGTAGAGGAGATTCGCAAGCTTCGGTGTGCGCACGCCTGCCACGTAGACCCGGTGGTTGTACTGGCTGTTCCCATTCCGAACAACAGCGGGTTGGAAGCCGAGTTCGTGTTCGACGAACTGCCGGAACTGTTCGACCAGCTCCTTTGACCCGGAGATACCTAGCTCCCACCCGCTGAGCGGGAAAATGGTGCGTGGGTCGCGCTTGATGTGGCCGTCGCCATCACAGACTCCTCGCCAGAAATCCGCTTCAACGCCCTTGGGGATGCTAGGGAGTGAGGCGTTACCTCGCCCTCCTTCTCGTTCCATGAACCCCAGGCTGATCAGCCTCTTGGCGAGGTGGTGACTGTAGATGCTCAATGACCTTCCCCGGTAGCGACGCCCGTTCGACAAGGTCGTTTTGTTCCAGTGGATCGGCGCATCACTTCCAAGCACATGTTTGATGAGCTCGAGGATTTCCTCGTCCCTCTCGTTGACGACGACGCGGATGCCTTCGGGCGGGCGCCCGTCTCGGGACAAGACGCGGCCGTCAGCCCACAGGAAGCCCAACAAGTACGCGACCAACGGGTCTTTCAAATCATCAAGGGCATCGTGGTTCACGGCGTAAAGACGATGAGGGTCTCCGGCATTCGGCGTCTTTTCACCGCAGGAGCGAGTTGGCAGATCGAGGCGGTTGAATTCCTGCGACAGATAGCTCTGGGTGAAGCCGCAGACCTCCTGCAGCCTGTGGTAAGACAGCCGCTGCTCAATGTAGAGGGTGTGAACAAGCTTCAGGAGTCTGGTGCGGAGCCGCTTGCAGGGTGAGCCCCGGCGACCTTTCAGGGATGTCCAGGCCTCGGCGATGTCGGCGAGACAAGAAGTCAGCCTTTGCTCCTTGAAAGTACGATCAGTGGCCTCCCAATATTCGAGCACCCTTTGAAGCTGTCCCATCTCCCTGTCGTAGAGCGACTTCCGTCGCTTGCGCGACGGTGCTGCGGAGTGAATGTCCGAGCGAGTGCCTTGTTCCTGCGCCGGTGTGGGCAGATTCGACACATCGCACTTGGCCGGTTGTTGATTGCTGGTCTCGACGTTGTTCATCACGGTGATCCTCTCTCGGCTGATACAGTTGGCTTACGAAACGGCCTGGAGAAAAACTATGTGTCCTCCTAGAGATCACATTGTCACACAGAATGACCTTCTACAAGTCATTATGTGTGATTTAGCGCACATTTTGGTCGCTTAGAGGAGAAGGCGAGAGAATGGTTAAGTGCCATCTATCCCGACTGATGGGTGAGAAGAAGATGAAAATCACTGATGTGGCTCGGGCGACGGGTGTGAACCGCGGCACGATCACACGCCTTTATCACGAGACGGCGGTCAGGGTTGAACTCGATACCATTGACCGGCTTTGTCAGCTTCTCGACTGCGAGGTAGGTGATCTACTTGAACATGTAGGGGAATGAAGAGCGGACTTCCCTCGGCACCGTTGACACTCCGGCGCCATGGTTAGCCCGCGCATGCGGGGGTTAGGTTCTAGGCGGGTGTTCACGCGTGAACACTCGTGCGGAACGCTTTGTTCCCCTTGACCGATGTTCGTCTATTTCCTTCTTCGCAGTCAGGGGTGTCGGTTCCGTCAGCACAGCGTGTTGCCGATCGCTTCGCCACCCGGTGCCTTCCCTGCGGCAATCTGCAACGGCGATGAATGGCTGGTGGCGACACCATGGTCGAGCCCGTTCTCAGGCATTCCACAATCTCCTGATTATTCCGCCAGGTTCACGGCTTCCCTGTAGAACCTTTCAACTAACGCGACATGCTCGGGCTCCAGGCGCTCCATCACCGCCTCACGGATCCACTCCGGCACCCCGAAACGCGCCTCGGCAATCCCTCCGGCAATACAGGCCAGGGTGTCAGTGTCCGCGTCGAGTCCGATGCACACCTGCATGACTTCCTCGAACGAGCCTGCATCGCATGCAATGCGGATCGCCGGCGGCACCGTTCCCTGACAGATCTCGTTGTACCAGCCTGTGCGCGGGTGATTAGCTGGTTGCAGACAACGGCCGCGCAGACCTGCCAGGTCTGCGGCAGCCAGGACGAGGGCATTGCTTCGCCCGATGGCCAGAGCCCGTTGCCGCTCTGTAACGGGTGTATCAGTCGTAGCGGGCAGCCGCCTGTCGCAGCGTCGTTGCAATGGTCTCACGCAGAGACTGCGGGCTGATCACTTCCACCTGGTCGCCGAGGCCGAGCAGCCACCAGCGCACCTGGGCAGTGTCGGCCACGGTCGCGGTGAGCCGGACGCGTCCGTCTGCCGTGTCCTCCATGACCTGATCCTGGCTCAACGGTGTCTCGCGCAAGTGGAACGCGGTCTCTGGGTCCAGTAAAAGCTCCAACGTGAGCGGCCCATCGCTCAGCTTGAAGTTAAGACCTCCATCATCGACATAGTGCGCCAGATCGAAGCCTTCTGGTCGCCGAGCGCGGGTCTCCAGCGACTCCGCCGCGAGCAGGCGGTGGAGGGCGAGCTGAAGCACATCGTC
The DNA window shown above is from Aquisalimonas sp. 2447 and carries:
- a CDS encoding helix-turn-helix transcriptional regulator, translated to MVKCHLSRLMGEKKMKITDVARATGVNRGTITRLYHETAVRVELDTIDRLCQLLDCEVGDLLEHVGE
- a CDS encoding ADP-ribosylglycohydrolase family protein, translated to MRPLQRRCDRRLPATTDTPVTERQRALAIGRSNALVLAAADLAGLRGRCLQPANHPRTGWYNEICQGTVPPAIRIACDAGSFEEVMQVCIGLDADTDTLACIAGGIAEARFGVPEWIREAVMERLEPEHVALVERFYREAVNLAE